Sequence from the Chthonomonas sp. genome:
TCGCATCGGGGTCGCCTGCCTCGGGATCAAGCTGAGCCTCGGCGCGCTCGCCGAGATCGGCGGTCCCGCGCTCATTGTGGTGGGTATCACAACCGCCGTCGGCATGGCGGGTGGCGTTTGGCTCGCTCAGCGGATGGGCGTCGAGCGCTCGCTAGGCTTGCTCTTGGCGACCGGTGGTGCAGTGTGCGGTGCGTCGGCCATCGTCGCCGCCGACTCGGTAGTCCAAGCGGAGCACAAGGACACCGCCGCCAGTCTCGGGATCGTCACCCTCTGGGGGACGATCGGCATCGTCCTCTACTCGTTGCTCTCCCACGTTTTCAGCGTTGGCAGTTTCGCATACGGGCTCTTCTGTGGGGCGACGCTCCACGAGGTGGCCCAAGTCGTCGCCGCATCCGCAGCGATGGGCTCAGATGCCCAGGGCACCGCAACGGTTGCCAAGCTAGCGCGCGTTGCGCTCCTCGCTCCGATCATCTTTGGACTTGGGTTGTGGCTGCGTCGCCAGGGACACTCGACGGGTGAAACCAAGACACCGCTGTTACCGTGGTTCGTCACCGCATTCCTCCTACTCGCCGCTCTACGCACTGCGGCTCCATCGCTGGGGATCGAATCGCTACTCAAGACTCAGTTTGAGCCCTTCGTCCCGTTCGTTTTGAGCATCGGCATGGCCGGAGTAGGCCTTCAAACCGGGTTTGGCGACCTAGTGAAGGCAGGCTGGCGACCCGTGTATCTTGCGCTCATCCAGTGGGTGCTCATGATCGCCGTGTCGGTGCCGCTCATCATGATGCTTGGGCACCGCTAGACTTGCTGCGTCTTCCACTGTCCCCGCCGAAACACAACAATGGCCATCGCGCCTTGGATCGCTTGGCTCAGGCTCATCGCGATCCACGCGCCGGTCGGGCCCATGGCAATCGGATGGACTAGGAGCCACGCGAGCGGCACCCGCAACAACCAAAGACACCATATGGTAATCCAGACCGGTCGGACCGTATCGCCAGCCCCCTGCATTGCGCCGATCATAATCATCGCGTAACTAAAGAGGACCTCGGTGAGACACAACCAGCGGATCAGGCTTACTGCTTCCTCGCGGGTTTTCTGCTTCCCTGCCAACTCGTCGGGCCGTGCCACGACTGGCTCAACCCGCTTCGACTCAGCTCGGATTGACACGGGCTCGCTAGAGATCATGGTCTTCGCGACGAGCGGAGAGTAGAGGTAGATCGGGACGACGAGCGCGGCAATGACAAGCGCACCGCTGTGCGCCGCAACCCAGGTCACCCGCTCGGCGCGGTCGGGCTTCTTTGCGCCCAGGCTCTGACCAACGAGCGCAGACGTAGCCATCGACAGTCCAAACGCAGGCATGAACATGATCGATTCCACCGCGAATGCGACTCCCATCGCCGCGATCGCTGGCTCGCCGTTGACCGACTTAGCGATGATCACGGTGAACGCGGTCAGCGAGAGCACGCGCAGGAACGACATGAGTGCGCTCGGGATCGAAATCCGAAGGATCCTCGCCGCCCAATCGCGACGGGGCAATCGGATCGAGAGCAAGTTCCCCAATGGCGTGCGGCGTGAGTACACCACGTATACGACCGCCGACAACCATGCGCTGATGGTCATGGCGACCGCCGCACCGGGAAGCCCGAGCCCCACGCCCGGCAGCATGAAGTGTGCGCCGAGGAACGTCGCGGGACGCGCCGGAAAGATCATGACGAAGTTCAGAAGAATGTGGAGTGCGATCTGCAGGCCCGAGATCACCATCGGGCTCTTGGTATCCCCCACGCCTCGCAGGCACGCGGCCAGCGTTTGGATGATGTAGATCGCTGGGAGGCCGAGGGCAAACATCGCCACGTACTGAACCATGAGCTCGCGTCCACGATCCGCATCGGCGGGCAAGACGTAGTGCCCCACAAAGGGCGTGAGCATAAAACTCAGCAACGCCAAGATCACAGAGGTCACTACTGCCAGATTGAGAGACTGCTGCGCCGCTGCTCGGTATTCGGGGACATCCTTTGCGCCATAAGCACGGCTTACCAGTGCGGTCGCACCGGTGGCCACCGCCATCGCCAACGAAAACAGCAAGAACGTCAAGTTCATTGCTGCGCTCTGGGCGCTCAATGCCGACTGCTCCAAGTGACCTATGAAGAATCGGTCCAACAAGTTGTTTAGAACTTGGAGAGAATTCAGAGCGACCGCGGGCCAGGCAAAGGCCCAGACGGTCCGAACAAGACGTTCTTGGCCCTCCTGGCCGGGTTCAGATGATGCTACGACGGACAAGCAAACACTCCACCCCTAGTCTACGTTAACGAATACCCCCAAAGGTCCCGCATCGGTCACAATCGAGTTGCCATGCGATACGAACTGCTGTATCAACCATCTTTCGCCATCGCGCGCGTCATGCTCGATCCAGGTCAGAGTATTCGGGCCGAAGCCGGGGCCATGATGAGCATGTCTCCCAGCATCAACCTGGATAGCAAGATGCAAGGCGGGATCGGCAAAGCGCTGGGCCGTTTGCTGGGCGGCGAGAGCCTGTTCCAGTCCACTTTCTCGGCGACCACCGGACCAGGCGAAGTGCTTCTCGCGCCGACTCTGCCAGGCGACATCCTCGGCGTCGAAGTTCAAGGGGGACTGATGGTGCAGAGCGGATCGTTCCTGGCCTGCGACACTCAGCTTGAGCTTACGACACAGGCGAGCGGTCGCGCGTTCTTGGGCGGCGAGGGGCTTTTCCTGCTCCGAGTGACCGGGGTGGGGACATTGCTTGCCAACGCGTTCGGCGCAATTCACCCGGTGCAACTCATGCCCGGCCAGCCGTACATCGTCGATTCAGGGCACATCGTGGCGTTCTCGGAAGGGATGGGCTACGAGGTCCGCACCGTGAACAAGTCGCTGCTGGGCAGTCTGAAATCGGGCGAAGGATTCGTGGTCCAGCTCACGGGTCCAGGCGTGGTGTATGTCCAGACTCGCACCCCCTCCGGCTTCGCTGGCTGGGTGCGACAGGTCGCTCCTAGCGGCTAGATGCTTTGGCGAAAGGCGTACTCGCCGCACACGATTGAGCTTGCTTCGTTCCCTTCGTGGCGCGGGGTCAGCCTCCTAGGCGAAAACATGGTGGTGAGCCCGCGTGCCCTCCAAGTCGGTGCAACGGAGCTTGGGGCTGTGCTCCATATCAGGACTTGGCGGCAACTGTGCCATGGCGAGTTCGGCGGTGCAGTTCCGGTCGTGGCGTGGCTGTTTGGTCCATTCGATCCGGAGGAAGTCAAACTACTGATCCCTGCGAGCGAGCATGGCTTGACCGTGCTCTGCCCCGATCCGCCCTTGGAGGTGCGGGCACCCATGTTTGGCCTCGCTGGCACGCTGGGTTGCGTCGGACTGCCGAATGAAGACGTGTGGGGGAAAATGGCGGACCGGCTGCGTTAGCGCGATCTGACCGCGCCCCTGGGCGGCGAGAAGCGGAAGTTCACCTCGGGACCGAACGAGCTCATTTCGTACAGATCAACCGTCCACTCTGTGGAGCGAGCTTCGGTTCCGCGCTTGTCGTCGCGACGGTAGTCAATCCGGTCGAGCCTCCAGCCCGGCCCGTCCGCGCTGAGTTCGTAGCGCATCGAAGTGTGCACGGGCTTGCCCGCTTCGACGTTCACCGTTGCTAGCGATTTGTCGTCGTTGAACTCCACCCAAGTCTCACCGAGCGGAACGTACGGCATCCATGCACCGGATTTCGTGCGACTCGTCAGCCAGGAGTCGGCGAAGAGCCGCGCGATGATCGCGGACTCGCCACGAAAATGCTGTTGCGATTGAGAGGCCAGCAGGGTGGTCGGATGACCGACCGTGTCGCCGTACTTCGAAGCGGAAAACTCGTTCCGAGCAGGGTTGAACTTCCATAGTTCGACCCCGTCACCCACTACTCGCGTCACGACTTGGCCATTGCGAAAGAATGTGGCGTCGAGAAACGCGGTGCTGTCCTTGGAGGCCGGCTCCTGCATGAAGTACGCCACGACGGAGAAGTTGACCCGGTTGCCGCCGGTGACGATGCTGCCCGCCTGCTCCATGCCGATTCGCTCATTCGCGGCGAACCGTGACATCGCCGAGCTCATGACCTGAGTCGCGGTCTGAGCGGAGGCAACTGCGCTCAACGCGAGGCTGAGCGCCGCAATGAAAGACTTCATGACTGCATGTGAGACTTTGGTCGGATCAGCAGTGTTCGCAAAAGTGCGAATGACCCAGCACTATTATCGGGGGTTGGGTTGCCAATCTGGTAGCTGGTATCCTACCCTCTGACAACCCATTCCCATTGTTAGGGAGGAACCAAGCTATGAACTCCGTTGCTTACGAAGAATCGAAACTATATCGATTGCGGCACTCCGCCGCCCACCTGATGGCCCAAGCCATCCTCGAGCTCTTTCCCACCGCCAAGCTCACGATTGGCCCTCCAGTTGAAAACGGCTTCTACTACGATGTGGATTTTGCCGATCCGATCCAAGAGACGGACCTAGGCAAGATCGAGCAGAAGATGCGCGAGCTCGGAAACCTAAAGCAGCCGATCGTGCGCCGAGTTGCAGCAGACCGAGACGGCGCAAAGCGGATCATCCTTGAGGACTGCGCGAATGGTCAGGGCCCGGACTCCGTCTCGTACAAGTTTGAGCTTCTGGAGGCGATACCAGCTGGGGACGAAATCACTTTCTTCGAGCAACGCGCGACGGACAAGCAAGGAAAAGAACACCTGTTCGTGGACCTCTGCCGAGGTCCCCACGTAGAATCGACCGCCGAGATCAAGCACTTCAAGCTCATGAGCATTGCCGGTGCTTACTGGCGCGGCGACGTCAAGAACAAGCAGCTCACGCGCATCTACGGCACCGCATTTGAATCCAAGGAAGAGCTCGAAGAGTACTTGCACTTCTTGGAAGAGGCGAAGCGGCGAGATCACCGTGTGCTCGGGCGCGAGCTGCACCTATTCATGTTCTCACCGCGTGTTGGTACGGGTCTTGCGCTGTGGCTGCCCAAGGGTGCCACCCTGCGCGAGACGCTCGTGGAATTTTTGAAGGAGGAGCAGCTCAAGCGCGGCTACCAACCGGTCGTGACGCCGCATCTTGCCAGCATCAAGCTGTACGAGAAGTCGGGCCACATCATCAACTACCGCGAGAAGATGTTCCCGTTCATGGAGGACGAGGAGAAAGAGACCTTCATCCTAAAGCCGATGAACTGCCCGTTCCACATCGAGATCTATCAATCTCAGATGCGGAGCTACCGCGACCTGCCAGTGCGCTACGCCGAGTTTGGAACGGTCTATCGGTACGAGCAGAGCGGCGAGGTGGCCGGAATTCTCCGCGCCCGCGGCTTTACCCAGGACGATGCCCACGTCTTCGTGACCCCCGAGCAGCTGGAGGACGAGTTTGTCGGGGTCGTAGAGCTCATGCAGACAGTCCTGAACCGTCTCGGTCTGAGCGACTTCCGCGTGCGCGTCGGTACCCGCGATCCGAAGAGCGACAAGTACATCGGCCACCAGGACAACTGGGACAAGGCCACCCATGCGATCATCAACGCGTGCAGCAAGCTCGGCTTGCAGTATGAGATCTCGCCGGGCGATGCTGCGTTTTACGGCCCCAAGCTGGACATCATCATCAAGGATGCCCTCCGCCGCGACTGGCAGATGGGCACCGTCCAGGTGGACTACAACCTGCCAGAGCGGTTCGAGCTTGAGTACATCGCGGAGGACGGCAAGCCTCACCGCCCCGTCATGATCCACCGCGCGCCGTTCGGTTCATTGGAACGCATGATTGGGCTGCTCACCGAACAGTATGCAGGCGCGTTCCCGCTGTGGCTCGCACCTGTCCAGGTCGCGCTGTTGCCGATCGCAGACCGGCACAACCAGCATTGCCACGCGCTTGCGAAGCAACTTCGCGGGCACGAAGGCGACCTCGGTGTCAAGCTCCGTGTGGAAGTCGATGACCGACGCGAGACGATCGGTAAGAAGATCCGCGAGAACTCCCGCATGAAGATCCCTTACATGTTCATTATCGGAGATCGGGATATTGAGCAGGGAACGGTCGGCGTGCGAATCCGCGGCGACGAGGGGGACCTCGGGGCCATGACCCTCGCCGAAGCGGTCGAGCGCATCAAGTCAGAGATCTGACTGCGCATGTAGAATGGGGGGTGACATGCCCTCCATTCTTCCCATTTCTGGCACGTTCATCGACGAAATCACCCACGACATCCCAAGCCAAAATTGGGGCCCGAAAGAGTGGCGACGCGAATTTGAGCTGTACTCGAAGATCGGAATCGACACGCTCATCATCATTCGCGCGGGCTACCGCAATAAGTGCATTTTCCAAGCGAAATGCTTGCCAGATCTGCTCCCTGTCTACGAGGACATCGGCGAAATCATCTACTCCACCGCCGACGAGTTCGGGCTAAAGGTCTTCTTCGGCACGTACGATAGCGGCTACCATTGGTGGCGGCGCACGTGGTGGAAAGAGGTCGACATCAACAAGCTCTTCCTGGACGAAGCGTATGAGCGATATGGCCATCACCCCAGCTTCCAAGGCTGGTACCTAACCCACGAAACGGGAAAGAACGACGCCCACATCATCGAGCTGTTCAACCACATCGGGAATCACTGCAAATCGCTCGCACCAGTACCGACCCTCATCTCGCCCTACCCTCAGGGGGCGAAGCAGCTCGGTGAGAACGCCTTTACGCTCGAAGAGAGCTTTGACCACTGGGACCGAATCTTCAGCGAGACACGGAGCGCATACGATATCTGCGCATTCCAGGACGGCCAGGTGCACTACCAAGAACTGCCAGAGTTCGTGCGCGGCATCGGCGAGATTGGGAAGAAATACGGCGTGACAATCTGGAGCAATCTCGAGACGTTCGACCGAGACATGCCGATCAAGTTCCCACCCGCCGATTGGCGATACCTCAGGTTCAAAATGGAGGCCGCAAGCCAAATCGCCGAGAAGATCATCACGTTTGAGTTTCCGCACTTCATGTCGCCAAACTCATGCTATCCCGCGGCTCACAACCTCTTCCGCCGGTACGCGGAGCACCTCGGCATCGAAATCGATTGAGCACCCACTGATCTTTTTGCCGGTCGGTTGCGTCACTGCAGTTGGGACGGACTCTTTCTGTCCGAGGAGACGCTATGTCAACACGCAATACCGGTATGTTCGTCGGCGGAATCGCTTTGCTCGCCATGGTGGGTGTGCTTTCGGCCCCGTCCTTTGCTCAGTCGGACAACATGGAGAGCCAACCGCAAGTAGGCGGCCAAGGCGGACTCCCGCCGCAGATCGATGGCATGGGTCAGGGCGGTGGCGAGGGCCAGATGCCTGGCCGCATGATGATGATGGGATCTGGCCCTCAGCTCGAGGTGGACGGCAACTGGGTGTACGTCCTTCGCGGTGACCAACTGATCAAACTGTCCAGCGATTTGAAGGTCGTCGCGCAGGTCAACTTGCCACCCCAACGACCGATGGGAGGTGGCCCTGTTGGTGGAGGCGGAGGCGGAGACCGTGGCGGGGCCCGCGGCGAGTAGCGCGGCATCAAACTCGGCTAAAAGATGGGGGCTCTGCGCCCCCCTTTTTTCGGTTTTGTGCGAACCCCGCGAAAGCACCGGTGGTCCTACTCTAACGAGTCTGTCAAAATAGAGGGACCGCGGGAGCATATGATCACGAAATCCATTCGTTGTTTAACGGCGTTGTTGTGCGCCGGTGTCTTGGGAGCTGGCCCTGCGCTTGCGCAGTTGCGCGTCGGCCAGTGGAACATCACCAACTACTCCAGCGGGCGCGTCGCCGACTTCCAGACTGCGCTCTACGGTGAGTACCAGGGGCGCAAATTTGCGCCAGACGTTCTCGCTGTTCAGGAACTTACGTCCTCATCGGGCGTTACGAACTATCTCAGTATCCTGAACACTGCCCCCGGCAGCCCCGGCGATTGGGCGGCGGCACCGTGGATTGTTCCAGGTAATGACACCCAGAGCGGCTTCTTCTACCGGACCAGCAAGGTCCAGTTCCTCGGTGCGACGCGATTCTTCAAGGCGACTTCCAATACCGCGTTCCCTCCTCGAGACTGCATCCGATACGACGTCCGCCCGATCGGGTACTCGGCCAGCGCTGCCACGCTGGCAATCTACTCCAATCACATGAAGTCGGGGACCGACTCCGCAAGTTTGGCCCGGCGGCTGCTTGAAGCCCAATACATCCGAACCAATGCGGAATCGCTTCCGGCCGACTGGCAGTTCGTCATTTGCGGTGACTTCAACGTCCAAGCAAGCACCCAGGATGCATACGTTGAGATGACAGTTAGCAAGGCGAACAATGCTGGACGAGCATTTGACCCGATTATGCGCCCCGGGACTTGGGAGAACTCGAGCTCGTTCAAGACGATCCACACCCAAGAGCCATCAACCCAGATGGACAGTCGCCACGACCAAATTTTGCTTTGCGGTCAGCTGCGCGACGGCGCGGGTTTTGACTATATCGGTAGCCTGACCATCCCCTACAGTTCGACCACTTGGAACGATCCTAACCACTCGTATCGCTGTTGGGGAAACGACGGCACTACATTCGATGTTCCGCTCAACCCAGCCACGAACACGATGGTGGGCCCGACCATCGCCCAGGCCCTCGTCAACTCGGTCAATGGCAACGGCCACTTGCCCGTGATGCTGGATCTCAAACTACCCGCACTGATGACGGTTTCGACCAACTTCATCGACTTCGGCATTGTCGATCAGGGTGCCAGCGTGAGCGCGCCGATCACGGTCACGAACTCGGGCAACACCGCCCTCTGGACCGCGGCCGGGCTCGCAGATCTGAAGTACTCCTTCACCCCGAGCACCGGAATCTCCGCGCCCGTAGGGACGCAGGTCGCGACCCCGGGCAACGGAACCGTTTCCAATATCACGTTGAACACCTCGACCCCGGGCATCCGTTCCGGCACGTTGACGATCACCGGAGATACGACCGAGACACCGACGAGAGTCATCCAGTGGCAAGCAATCGTTGTGGAGAAGTTTGGGTGGACACCACCCAAAAAGCGGCGCTTCCAAGACTGATCAGGACGCGCCGATATCCCGGCGAAACTGCATCCCTTCAAAGTGGATGTTGGCGACCGCCGTGTATGCCTCAGCGCACGCAGCCGCCAGGTCTGAGCCAACCGCGGAAACACCCAGCACCCGCCCGCCTTTGGTGACGATCTGCCCGGCTTCAAGCGCAGTACCTGCGTGGAAGAGCTGCACTCCTGTGGGCATCTCGCCGATCGTGATCGGGAACCCGGCCTTCACCTTGCCCGGATAGCCCGCGCTCGCGAGTACGACCGTGCAAGCAGCCTGTCGAAGCACTTCGATTTCCGGCAGCGGCGATCCTGTCGCTGCGGAATGAAGCAACTCATAGAATCCCGCGCCCACCCGTCGCAGCACCGTTTGGGTTTCGGGGTCACCAAAGCGTACGTTGTACTCCAGGCAGTACGGCTTCCCGTCTTCGACCAGGAGCCCGCTGAACAGCACTCCGCGGTAATCAATCCCCTGGCATCGCAGGCGTGCAAGTATGGGCCGAACGACCTCGGCCTCCGCGCGCTCGACCCAGCCGTGCTCCAACCACGAGACGGGCGAGTGAGTCCCCATTCCGCCGGTGTTGGGTCCGCGATCACCATCAAAGATGCGCTTGTGATCTTGAGCCACGGGCAGACTGACAAGGTCCTCCCCACTGACGACCGTAAGTAAGCTGAACTCGCGCCCCACGAGCCGATCTTCGACGACCACCGTCCGGCCCGCTTCCCCCAGCTCTCCTTCGACGAGCATCGCTCCAATGGCGTCCTCTGCTTGATCGAGAGAATCGCAAACCACAACCCCCTTCCCGAGTGCGTTGCCGCTGGCTTTGACCGCGACCCCACGGCCAGCATCAAATCGGGACATGGCGAACTCCAGAGCGGCCCCGGCATCAGTAAACGACTGAAAGTGCGCCGTCGGGACACCGGCCGCAGCCATCTCAGCCTTGCTGTGAGCTTTGCTCGCTTCGAGCTTCGCCCCGTCTGCCCCCGGTCCAAAGACCGCGTGGCCGCTCGTCCGGAGATGCTCCGCAAGACCGTCCACCAGCGGATCCTCCGGGCCTACCACCACAAGATCCGGACGCAACCGATCAGCCAGAGTGGTTAGTCCCACAGAGTCCTTCGCCGCGACCGAGAAACATTCACCCTGCGCCGCGATGCCTGGATTGCCCGGCGCGGCAAGGATCTCAGCTTCTTGGGCTAGCTTCCAAGCCAGCGCGTGCTCGCGCCCTCCGCCGCCGATGACCAGCACGCGAGGCTGGCTCATAGCTCGCGCCGATACTCCAGTGCACTAAGCAGCGTCGCCGAATCCGCAAAGTCAAGTTCACCGCCTATGGGCATCCCGTGCGCCAGTCGGGTGACCTTGATGCCCATCGGCTTGAGCTGGCGGCTAAGGTACAGCGCAGTCGCATCGCCTTCCAGGGTGGGATTCGTGGCCAAGATGATCTCGGTGACGGTCCCATGCAGCCGAGCAAGGAGCTCGCGGATGCGCAGTTGCTCGGGGCCAACCCCGCTCATCGGGTCTAGCAACCCGTGCAGGACGTGATAAACGCCCCGAAACTCGTTCAGCCGCTCCAGCGCCGCCACATCGCGGGACTCGCCCACCACGCACAGCGTGCTCGTGTCGCGACTAGAGTCCATGCAGATCTCGCAGCGCGGACCTTCGGCCACGTTCTGGCAGACCTCGCAATGCTGAAGCTTTTCGGACGCGCTGATGAGCGCCTCGGCGAGCCGCCGAACGTCATCTCCGGGCATCCGCAGGACGTGGTACGCCAACCGTTGAGCAGATTTCGGGCCGACCCCAGGCAGCCGCTCTAACTGACCTATGAGCTCGGCCAGCGGCTTGGCAAACAGCATCCGAATTAGATCAGGCCCTTGAGACCGGGGATATCGGGCATGTTCGGCATGATCTCATCGACCTTCTTCTGCCGGATCTCCGTCGCCTTCTGGAAGCCATCACGCGCCGCCGCGACAATCATGTCCTCAAGCATCTCCAGGTCGTCCAGATCTACCACCGACTTGTCCACGATCTTGAGCCCGGTCATCGCTCCACGTCCGTCAAAGGTCACCTTGATCGGGCCCTTATCGAGTTCGAACGACTCGCCTGCCAGCTCGTCTTCAAGGTTCTTTGCCCGGTCCATCGCCGACTGGGCTTGCTTCATCATGTCCGCCATGTTTGGCGCGCCAAATCCGAAATTCTTAGGAAGCTTCATGAGTCTTGGTATTGTACTCTCGCGAAGTTCAAAGGTCCTTCAGTTCGTCCTCGACCAGCTTCTTCAGCCGCTCGCCCTCGGCGGGCACGTCCATGATCGCCTCCTCGATGACCGGGCCCGTAGAGCCCGTGTCCTCGGCAAGCGTCAACTTCTGATCTCCTTCGGGGCGGCACTTGGCCCAAGTGTCTTCGAGCAGCGGCAAGAACTTGGGCTTCTCGCGCACCCACTCCAGGTCCATCGACCGCTCAAAACCGATCGTCACAACGCCGTTGGTCGCAGATAGAATCCGGGTTCGTTGCAACCGCAAGGCGGCAGCCTTAGAAGTCAAGCCGATGGTGTCAATGGTCTTCAGCCATGCGGCTTCGTGCGGGTCGCTGGACGTTCGCTCAGGTGCTGGCTTCGCCACAGGCTTGGGAGCAGCGACCTCCACGACCGCCGTCGTCTCTGCGGCGCGCTTTGCGGGCGCAGGTGCGTGCGCGGGCACAGGGGCAACGGGCAGCGGCTGCGGATTGGCCAGCCCTACAAGTTCGGCCTCCAACCACAATCGAGGCAGCGAGACCTCCCGGACGGAACGCTGCGAATCCGCGATCATACGGCGAATCCGCGCTAAATTGTCCTTGCCCAGCTTCGAGGCGGTCGCGTGCATCGATGCCTGCGCGCTCGCATCCACCGTCCCCGAACTATCGACGCCAAAGAGCACCCGAGTCAGGTCGCTCGTTCTGTGCAGCAGCGACTCCAAGATCGATCGAGGATCGCGTCCGGCCGCATTCAGTGCGTCCAGCTTTGAGAGTAAGTCGGGCACATTGCCGTCCCCAATCGCGACGAGTACCGCGTCCACCTCGTCATCGGGAATCAGCCCGAGTTGGTCATACACCTTCTCTGCTGTCAGATGTCCGTCTGCAGACAGGATGGCCTGCTCCAACAGCGTCAATGCGTCACGGTATCCACCGTCCGCCAAGCGCGCAATCGCCGCGATCGCTCCCGGGTCCGCGCCGACACCCTCTGCCTTCAAGACATGGTCGAGCCGCGTCGTCAGATCGCCCAATGTCGCGCGGTGAAACTCGTACTTTTGGCACCGCGAACGGATAGTGGGAGGGACCTTGCTGTACTCCGTAGTTGCGAGGATGAAGACGATGTGCTGGGGCGGCTCTTCGATGGTCTTCAGCAGCGCATCGAACGCTTTGGCTGACAGATCGTGAACCTCGTCAATGATGAAAATCTTGAACCGGCACGCCGCCGGCTTGTAC
This genomic interval carries:
- the purD gene encoding phosphoribosylamine--glycine ligase, yielding MSQPRVLVIGGGGREHALAWKLAQEAEILAAPGNPGIAAQGECFSVAAKDSVGLTTLADRLRPDLVVVGPEDPLVDGLAEHLRTSGHAVFGPGADGAKLEASKAHSKAEMAAAGVPTAHFQSFTDAGAALEFAMSRFDAGRGVAVKASGNALGKGVVVCDSLDQAEDAIGAMLVEGELGEAGRTVVVEDRLVGREFSLLTVVSGEDLVSLPVAQDHKRIFDGDRGPNTGGMGTHSPVSWLEHGWVERAEAEVVRPILARLRCQGIDYRGVLFSGLLVEDGKPYCLEYNVRFGDPETQTVLRRVGAGFYELLHSAATGSPLPEIEVLRQAACTVVLASAGYPGKVKAGFPITIGEMPTGVQLFHAGTALEAGQIVTKGGRVLGVSAVGSDLAAACAEAYTAVANIHFEGMQFRRDIGAS
- a CDS encoding putative sulfate exporter family transporter yields the protein MTALQKLAPGVLFATGLAIAAVWLAGLPWVMQTLHWSPLLIVILLGMAIASTTQLPEMLGPGIKWCQKPMLRIGVACLGIKLSLGALAEIGGPALIVVGITTAVGMAGGVWLAQRMGVERSLGLLLATGGAVCGASAIVAADSVVQAEHKDTAASLGIVTLWGTIGIVLYSLLSHVFSVGSFAYGLFCGATLHEVAQVVAASAAMGSDAQGTATVAKLARVALLAPIIFGLGLWLRRQGHSTGETKTPLLPWFVTAFLLLAALRTAAPSLGIESLLKTQFEPFVPFVLSIGMAGVGLQTGFGDLVKAGWRPVYLALIQWVLMIAVSVPLIMMLGHR
- a CDS encoding TIGR00266 family protein, whose amino-acid sequence is MRYELLYQPSFAIARVMLDPGQSIRAEAGAMMSMSPSINLDSKMQGGIGKALGRLLGGESLFQSTFSATTGPGEVLLAPTLPGDILGVEVQGGLMVQSGSFLACDTQLELTTQASGRAFLGGEGLFLLRVTGVGTLLANAFGAIHPVQLMPGQPYIVDSGHIVAFSEGMGYEVRTVNKSLLGSLKSGEGFVVQLTGPGVVYVQTRTPSGFAGWVRQVAPSG
- the recR gene encoding recombination protein RecR, which produces MLFAKPLAELIGQLERLPGVGPKSAQRLAYHVLRMPGDDVRRLAEALISASEKLQHCEVCQNVAEGPRCEICMDSSRDTSTLCVVGESRDVAALERLNEFRGVYHVLHGLLDPMSGVGPEQLRIRELLARLHGTVTEIILATNPTLEGDATALYLSRQLKPMGIKVTRLAHGMPIGGELDFADSATLLSALEYRREL
- a CDS encoding threonine--tRNA ligase — its product is MNSVAYEESKLYRLRHSAAHLMAQAILELFPTAKLTIGPPVENGFYYDVDFADPIQETDLGKIEQKMRELGNLKQPIVRRVAADRDGAKRIILEDCANGQGPDSVSYKFELLEAIPAGDEITFFEQRATDKQGKEHLFVDLCRGPHVESTAEIKHFKLMSIAGAYWRGDVKNKQLTRIYGTAFESKEELEEYLHFLEEAKRRDHRVLGRELHLFMFSPRVGTGLALWLPKGATLRETLVEFLKEEQLKRGYQPVVTPHLASIKLYEKSGHIINYREKMFPFMEDEEKETFILKPMNCPFHIEIYQSQMRSYRDLPVRYAEFGTVYRYEQSGEVAGILRARGFTQDDAHVFVTPEQLEDEFVGVVELMQTVLNRLGLSDFRVRVGTRDPKSDKYIGHQDNWDKATHAIINACSKLGLQYEISPGDAAFYGPKLDIIIKDALRRDWQMGTVQVDYNLPERFELEYIAEDGKPHRPVMIHRAPFGSLERMIGLLTEQYAGAFPLWLAPVQVALLPIADRHNQHCHALAKQLRGHEGDLGVKLRVEVDDRRETIGKKIRENSRMKIPYMFIIGDRDIEQGTVGVRIRGDEGDLGAMTLAEAVERIKSEI
- a CDS encoding endonuclease/exonuclease/phosphatase family protein, which produces MITKSIRCLTALLCAGVLGAGPALAQLRVGQWNITNYSSGRVADFQTALYGEYQGRKFAPDVLAVQELTSSSGVTNYLSILNTAPGSPGDWAAAPWIVPGNDTQSGFFYRTSKVQFLGATRFFKATSNTAFPPRDCIRYDVRPIGYSASAATLAIYSNHMKSGTDSASLARRLLEAQYIRTNAESLPADWQFVICGDFNVQASTQDAYVEMTVSKANNAGRAFDPIMRPGTWENSSSFKTIHTQEPSTQMDSRHDQILLCGQLRDGAGFDYIGSLTIPYSSTTWNDPNHSYRCWGNDGTTFDVPLNPATNTMVGPTIAQALVNSVNGNGHLPVMLDLKLPALMTVSTNFIDFGIVDQGASVSAPITVTNSGNTALWTAAGLADLKYSFTPSTGISAPVGTQVATPGNGTVSNITLNTSTPGIRSGTLTITGDTTETPTRVIQWQAIVVEKFGWTPPKKRRFQD
- a CDS encoding DUF4434 domain-containing protein — its product is MPSILPISGTFIDEITHDIPSQNWGPKEWRREFELYSKIGIDTLIIIRAGYRNKCIFQAKCLPDLLPVYEDIGEIIYSTADEFGLKVFFGTYDSGYHWWRRTWWKEVDINKLFLDEAYERYGHHPSFQGWYLTHETGKNDAHIIELFNHIGNHCKSLAPVPTLISPYPQGAKQLGENAFTLEESFDHWDRIFSETRSAYDICAFQDGQVHYQELPEFVRGIGEIGKKYGVTIWSNLETFDRDMPIKFPPADWRYLRFKMEAASQIAEKIITFEFPHFMSPNSCYPAAHNLFRRYAEHLGIEID
- a CDS encoding MATE family efflux transporter, which produces MSVVASSEPGQEGQERLVRTVWAFAWPAVALNSLQVLNNLLDRFFIGHLEQSALSAQSAAMNLTFLLFSLAMAVATGATALVSRAYGAKDVPEYRAAAQQSLNLAVVTSVILALLSFMLTPFVGHYVLPADADRGRELMVQYVAMFALGLPAIYIIQTLAACLRGVGDTKSPMVISGLQIALHILLNFVMIFPARPATFLGAHFMLPGVGLGLPGAAVAMTISAWLSAVVYVVYSRRTPLGNLLSIRLPRRDWAARILRISIPSALMSFLRVLSLTAFTVIIAKSVNGEPAIAAMGVAFAVESIMFMPAFGLSMATSALVGQSLGAKKPDRAERVTWVAAHSGALVIAALVVPIYLYSPLVAKTMISSEPVSIRAESKRVEPVVARPDELAGKQKTREEAVSLIRWLCLTEVLFSYAMIMIGAMQGAGDTVRPVWITIWCLWLLRVPLAWLLVHPIAMGPTGAWIAMSLSQAIQGAMAIVVFRRGQWKTQQV